A part of Terriglobales bacterium genomic DNA contains:
- a CDS encoding isoaspartyl peptidase/L-asparaginase gives MSDSPVLVVQGGAWAIPDDMVEAHLVGVRRAQRAGWSVLEKRGSALDAVEAAVTVLEDDETFDAGRGSFLNRDGRVQLDAAIMDGATLRAGGVGCVERIRNPIRLARRILEDSPHVYMVAEGAERFAQEHGIPLCDNSELVLPREVERLRNAKAQSQHRTPQEFTGSRLSHDTVGAVARDALGDVAAATSTGGTLNKAPGRVGDSSLIGCGLYADNQSAAVSTTGWGEAIMKLVLARWAADHTEDGNSPEEAAWRAVKLLETRLNGHGGIILVDARGRVGIAHNTPRMAWALRRSGEETAGIERPAPPRGSFPHAAL, from the coding sequence GTGAGCGATTCTCCAGTCCTGGTCGTGCAAGGCGGGGCGTGGGCCATCCCCGACGACATGGTGGAGGCACACCTGGTAGGAGTGCGCCGCGCCCAGCGCGCCGGCTGGAGCGTGCTGGAAAAAAGAGGCTCGGCGCTGGACGCGGTCGAGGCGGCGGTGACGGTGCTGGAAGACGACGAAACCTTCGACGCCGGCCGCGGCAGCTTCCTCAACCGCGACGGCCGGGTGCAGCTGGATGCCGCCATCATGGACGGCGCCACCCTGCGCGCCGGCGGCGTGGGCTGCGTGGAGCGCATCCGCAACCCCATCCGTTTGGCGCGGCGCATCCTGGAAGACAGCCCCCACGTCTACATGGTGGCGGAGGGCGCGGAGCGCTTTGCCCAGGAGCACGGCATCCCGCTGTGCGACAACAGCGAGTTGGTGCTCCCGCGGGAAGTGGAGCGCCTGCGCAACGCCAAGGCCCAGAGCCAACACCGTACCCCGCAGGAGTTCACCGGCAGCCGGCTCTCGCACGACACCGTGGGCGCGGTGGCGCGCGACGCCCTGGGCGATGTCGCGGCCGCGACTTCGACGGGCGGGACCCTGAACAAGGCCCCCGGCCGCGTGGGCGACTCCTCCCTGATCGGCTGCGGCCTGTACGCCGACAACCAGAGCGCGGCTGTCTCCACCACGGGCTGGGGCGAGGCCATCATGAAGCTGGTGCTGGCGCGCTGGGCGGCCGATCACACCGAGGACGGAAATTCCCCGGAGGAGGCGGCCTGGCGGGCGGTAAAGCTGCTCGAGACCCGGCTCAACGGCCACGGCGGGATCATCTTGGTGGACGCGCGTGGGCGCGTTGGCATCGCCCATAACACCCCGCGCATGGCCTGGGCGCTGCGCCGCAGCGGGGAAGAAACGGCCGGGATCGAGCGCCCAGCGCCGCCCCGCGGGTCCTTCCCTCACGCCGCGTTGTGA
- a CDS encoding CDP-alcohol phosphatidyltransferase family protein, with amino-acid sequence MSWTGAFGRACRVVLYAIVRGLALTRISPNVLTFIGLVINIGAAVLFGYASGANTQRMFLYAGLTIILAGIFDMVDGRVARATGQVTTFGAFFDSVIDRYSDLALFFGLLVYYARANRFFYVVLVAVVMTGSVMVSYTRARAESLIGSCKVGFMERPERIVLVLIGALFNHMAPVLWVIAFLSNVTVIHRILYTWRRTKEMTAAGASPAAPAA; translated from the coding sequence ATGAGCTGGACGGGAGCCTTCGGGCGCGCGTGCCGGGTGGTGCTCTACGCCATCGTGCGCGGACTGGCGCTGACCAGGATCTCGCCCAACGTGCTCACCTTCATCGGCCTGGTGATCAACATCGGGGCGGCGGTGCTGTTCGGCTACGCCAGCGGCGCCAACACCCAGCGCATGTTCCTCTATGCCGGCCTGACCATCATTCTGGCCGGCATCTTCGACATGGTGGACGGGCGGGTGGCCCGGGCCACCGGCCAGGTCACCACCTTCGGCGCCTTTTTCGATTCCGTCATCGACCGCTACAGCGACCTGGCCCTCTTTTTCGGACTGCTGGTGTACTACGCGCGCGCCAACCGCTTCTTCTACGTGGTGTTGGTGGCGGTGGTCATGACCGGTTCGGTGATGGTGAGCTACACCCGGGCGCGGGCGGAGTCGCTGATCGGGAGCTGCAAGGTGGGCTTCATGGAGCGGCCCGAACGCATCGTGCTGGTGCTGATCGGGGCGCTGTTCAACCATATGGCGCCGGTGCTGTGGGTGATCGCCTTCCTCTCGAACGTCACCGTGATCCATCGCATCCTCTATACCTGGCGCCGCACTAAAGAGATGACCGCGGCCGGCGCCAGCCCCGCCGCCCCCGCCGCGTGA
- the greA gene encoding transcription elongation factor GreA produces the protein MPEHIKKKLEEEIQVLERELNHELPKELKKAIAMGDLSENAEYHMAKQRQEFVRARLGQLKKRLADLSLVNLNNIPKDRAAFGSTVRVYDNAKDEEIEYRLVTSEESDVAKGLISTTSPIGRSLMGKRAGDTATVITPTGKRELDVLKVTTIHDEAL, from the coding sequence ATGCCAGAACACATCAAGAAGAAGCTGGAAGAAGAGATCCAGGTCCTGGAACGCGAGCTGAACCACGAGCTTCCCAAGGAGCTGAAGAAGGCCATCGCCATGGGGGACCTGAGCGAGAACGCCGAGTACCACATGGCCAAGCAGCGCCAGGAGTTCGTGCGCGCCCGCCTGGGCCAGCTCAAGAAGCGCCTCGCCGACCTTTCCCTCGTCAACCTGAACAACATCCCCAAGGACCGGGCCGCCTTCGGCTCCACCGTGCGCGTCTACGACAACGCCAAGGACGAAGAGATCGAGTACCGGCTGGTGACCAGCGAGGAGTCCGACGTTGCCAAGGGACTGATCTCCACCACCTCGCCCATCGGACGCAGCCTGATGGGGAAAAGAGCGGGCGACACCGCCACCGTGATCACCCCCACCGGCAAGCGCGAGCTGGATGTCCTGAAGGTCACCACCATCCACGACGAGGCGCTATGA